Within Epilithonimonas zeae, the genomic segment TTCTGGATATTCCAAAAGATGTAAAAACCAAAGTTCCATTAATTGTTTTCCTTCACGGCTCTGGTGAAAGAGGCAATGATTTGGAAATTGTAAAAGCGCACAGTCCTTTTACTTATAGAAATTTAATCAAAGAACCTGTTGCGATTTTGGCGCCGCAATGTCCAGCAAATACTTGGTGGGATACAGATGCGGTTTATTTCCTGATTAAAGAGATTTCAGAAAAATATAAAATCGATAAAGAAAGAATCTATCTCACAGGATTATCAATGGGTGGTTGGGGAACTTTGAAATTAGCAGGTGAACATCCCGAAATGTTTGCAGCGGTCGCATCAGTCTGTGCGCCGACAGATCGTGTAATGTGGGCAAACATCCACAACTACAAAGATATGAATCTGAAGATTTTCCATGGCGGAATGGACGATGTTGTTCTTCCGGAAAATGCGTTCAATTTCTATCAAAAATTGCATCCAATCAATCCAAAAGCAGAATTAACGATTTTCCCAAATGACAATCACAATTCTTGGGATTCTACATATTCTGACCCGAAATTATATGAATGGTTGTTGTCATTCAAAAAAGAATCAATAAAAAATTAAAATAATATATATAATGAAAAAGTTTGTAATCTTAGCTGCGTTGGCTTTATCGCCTTTCTTTTTGGCGCAGGAACTTGTAACCAAACCAGTTCAGTCTTATCAAACAGAAAAATACCAGTCAAAGAAAAAAGCTTTCATCGATAATCTGATTTCAAAAATGACTCTGGAAGAAAAAATCGGTCAGTTGAATTTGCCTTCATCTGGAGACTTTACAACTGGTACAGCCCAGAGTTCAGATATCGGAAAAAAAATTGAACAAGGTTTAGTTGGCGGTTTATTTAACATAAAAGGTGTTGATAAAATCCGCGACGTTCAGAAGGTAGCAGTAGAGAAAAGCCGTCTGAAAATTCCAATGATTTTCGGTATGGATGTGATCCACGGTTATGAAACTTCTTTCCCTATTCCATTAGGTTTAGCCTCATCGTGGGATATTAATTTAATCCAAAGATCAGCTCAGATTGCCGCCCAGGAATCTACAGCAGATGGTATCAACTGGACGTTCTCTCCAATGACGGATATCTCAAGAGATCCAAGATGGGGTAGAGTTTCCGAGGGTTCTGGTGAAGATCCATATCTGGGAAGTGAGGTTGCAAAGGCAATGGTTTTTGGTTACCAAGGAACAGACCTTTCTAAAAATAACACAATGTTGGCTTGTCTTAAACACTTTGCGCTTTACGGAGCACCGGAAGGTGGAAGAGATTACAATACAGTTGATATGAGCCACGTATCAATGTTTAACAATTACTTTCCACCTTACAAAGCGGCTGTTGAAGCTGGAGTTGGTTCTGTGATGGCTTCTTTTAACGAAGTGGATGGTGTTCCTGCAACTGGAAACAAGTGGTTGATGACAGATGTTCTGAGAGACCAATGGAAGTTCAAAGGCTTTGTGGTGACGGATTACACAGGAATCAATGAAATGGTAGATCACGGAATGGGAGATTTGCAACAGGTTTCTGCTTTGGCAATGAACGCCGGAATTGACATGGATATGGTTGGTGAGGGTTTCCTTAAAACTTTGAAAAAATCAATCTCTGAAGGAAAAGTTTCTGAACAAACTGTAACAGATGCCGCAAGAAGAATCTTGGAAGCTAAATATGATCTTGGTCTTTTTGATGATCCTTACAAATATACGGACTCTAAAAGAGCTCAGAAAGAGGTTTTCAGCCCGAAACATTTGGAAGCAGCAAGAACTATTTCTGCGAATTCTATGGTTTTGATGAAAAATGACAAGCAGGTTCTTCCTCTTAAAAAATCAGGCACTGTTGCTGTAATTGGCCCATTGGCTGATAACTCAGTTAATATGCCAGGAACCTGGAGCGTTGCTGCAAAACATGCTAATTCGATCTCATTATTGAGAGGTCTTAAAGAAACTGTGGGTAAAGACGTGAATTTCATCTACGCAAAAGGAAGCAACATTTACGAATCTGCAACAATGGAAGAAAGAGCAACAATGTTCGGGAAAACTGCAGACAGAGATAACCGTTCTGCAGATCAAATCAGAAAAGAAGCTGTTGAGATTGCAAGCAAAGCGGATGTAGTGGTTTTAGCAATTGGGGAAAGTGCCGAGATGAGCGGAGAATCTAGCTCAAGAACAGATATCGGAATTCCGGAAACTCAAAAAGAATTGTTGAGAGAACTTAAGAAAACCGGAAAACCAATTGTTTTAGTTCTGTTTACGGGTCGTCCATTAGTATTAACAGAAGAATCTGAACTAGCAGATGCAATGTTGAATGTTTGGTTTCCTGGAAGTATGGCTGGATACGCAGTTTCTGATGTGCTTTACGGAAAAGTGAATCCTTCGGCGAAGTTGCCGATGACTTTCCCAAGAAGTGTTGGTCAGGTTCCAATCTACTACAATGCTAAAAATACGGGTCGTCCACTAAGTACCGAGAATACTGAGAAATGTAATTTTGATAAATTCCGTTCCAATTATCTGGACGAGTGTAACACGCCGCTTTATCCATTTGGATATGGTTTGAGTTATTCTAAATTCGATTATTCTGATATTTCAGTTTCTAATGCAAAACCATCTGGAAATGCAGAAATCGAAGCGACTGTAACATTGACCAATAGTGGAAAATATGATGGAGCAGAAGTGGTTCAGCTTTATATCAGAGATTTGGTTGGAAGTATTACAAGACCGGTTAAAGAATTGAAAGGTTTCCAAAAAGTTTATCTGAAAGCAGGCGAAAGCAAAAAAGTAACGTTCAAAATCTCTCCGGAAGATTTGAAGTTCTATAACAGCCAATTGAAGTTTGATTGGGAAGCTGGCGATTTCGATGTGATGATCGGAACCAATTCTCACGATGTGAAAACAACGAGAATTACCTGGACAAAATAAAATTTAATCCAAATTAATATTAAAAAGCCTTTCAGAACTTATATCTGAAAGGCTTTTATTTTTATAAATATTTTAAGTCTGAAGCTCTTTGATAAATCAAAATTGTCAGCTTGAGGCTCTTGAAGACTTTATAAATAATTTATTCCTTAATAATTTTTGTAGTCAAAATTCTCATACCTTCTTTTTTAAGATTGAGAATATAAGTTCCAGTTTTTAGCATGGAAACATCAACTGATTGATTAACATCGGAAACCAAAGCCTGATGAACAATCTTTCCTGATAAATCAACAACTTCTGCAGAAATATTTTTCTCATTAAGGTTTTTGATAAAAATTATATTTTTTGCAGGATTAGGTGTTACAAGAATTTGATTTTTATTAAGGTCGGAAACTGCCAGGTTATTGGTTTTTATTTTAAAAATCTTCCCGTTAGATGCAGCAATGTAGAGTTGTTTGTCATTATCTTCCCCGAATGTGGTAAACATATTTCCAGAAAAAGCGGATGTCCAGATAATGGTTGTGTTATCAAGAATGCCGATTTGAGTTGAACAATAATCTGCAAAAAGATACTTGCCAATCAGGTCTGTGTAGAGATTTCCTCTGTAAACGTATCCGCCCGTAATGGAACATTTTCCACCAGAATGATCATATTGCACAATCGGAAAAGTCATTGTAGAAGCACTGGCGCAACCGGCTGTATTATAGGTGTTGTTTCCTTCGTAGCATCTCCAGCCGTAGTTTACAGCAGGCGTTGTTGCGGGAACTTTATTTATTTCTTCAATCAAATTTTGACCTACGTCTGCAATCCAGATATTGTTCGTAGTTCTGTCAAAAGAATATTTCCAGCCGTTTCTAAGTCCGTACGACCAGATTTCATCCGCACCATCTATACCAACAAAGGGATTGGTCGGAGGAATATTGTAAGCATTGTCAGAATTAACATCGATTCTCAATAGTTTTCCCAATAGAGAATTTTTGTTTTGTGCATTGTTATCAGTATCGCCGGCACCTCCGCCATCACCAGTAGAGATGTAAAGGTAACCATCCGCACCGAAATGAATACTTCCTCCATTGTGATTGGTATTATTTTTTGGAATGGATACCATCACTTTTTCAGTGGTCACATCCGCCGTGTTTGGGTTGCTGGAATTGGCTGTAAATCTGGAAACCGTAATGGTTCTGCCAGCTCTATTGTAATAAACATAGAAATAACGATTGTTGGCAAAGTCTGGGTGGAAAGCCAAGCCCAATAAGCCCATTTCTCCGCTGAAATTGACTCGGTCTGTGATATTAAGAAAATTAGTGGTTTCAAAGGTTCCGTTGGTGTTCAAAATTCTGATGGTTCCGGATTGTTGGACAACAAAAAGTCTGTTGTCATTGGTTGGCGAAGCGATAATTTCTACAGGATTGGAGGCGGTTGCAAACTCTTCAAGAGAAATTTGTTGAGATTGGACTTCCGAAGCAAAAGCCAAGGAAAGAAGAAGTAAGATTTTTTTCATAACTGATTATTTTAGAATTGGTTATTTAAATTATCAAAATTAATACCTAATTTAATTATTTTTATTTAATCTTTAAAATTCATCAATTTTTATCAGATTTTTATTAAAAAAATAAGATATATTATTTGTAAATAGCCAATGTCCGCATATTTCTCATTTTCAAATTCTTATTTCCACTATAAATCATTATATTTGCCGACTAAAATTATATATATCGTAAGAAAATGCAAGGAAAAGGACTCGTTACACTAGTTGCCATCGTTCTTGGATTGATTTGTCTCAATGAGCTTCTGCCTTCTTTCTATGCCAATAAAATAGAAAAAGAAGCAAGAGCTGTTGCAGGTGAGAATCAGTTGAAATACCAAGCCGAACTCGACAGACTTTCTAAAGACACGCTTAATTTAGGTTTTACAAAACTGGATTATGCTTCGGCTAGACAGAAAGAAATGAAACTCGGATTGGATCTTAAAGGTGGTATCAACGTATTGCTAGAGATCAACCAAAGAGATTTGGTTAACGATCTTAGTAATTATTCTACAAATGCTACTTTAATAGAAGCACTTAACAGAACCGACAAAGCTCAGAAAAACTCAAGTAAACAATACATCGAGGATTTCTTCACCCAGTTCGAAGCTGTTAACAAAGAAAAGGGAACCAACCTAAAACTTGCAGATCCTGAGATCTTCGGTAATACTAATCTTTCTGAGATTAAGTTCAATACACCAGATGAGCAGGTCAAAAATATCGTAAGAAAAAAAATCGATGCGTCTGTTGGAACAGCTTATGAAGTTCTTAGAACACGTATCGACAAAATGGGTGTTACGCAGCCAAACGTTCAGAGAGTTCCTGGAACTGGAAGAATCTTGGTGGAAATGCCTGGTATCAAAGATATCGAAAGAGTTAAAAAAATGTTGGCGACTTCTGCGAAACTTCAGTTTTGGGAAGTACAGTTAATGCAGGAAGTTGTTCCTTATTTCTCTCAGTTGGATCAATTGGTTAAAGCTAAAGGAGACTCTATCGGTGTTGCAAAAACTACGAATTTGATGAACTTGATTCAATTGAATTCTACACCTGGAAATGCTGTTGCAAACGTAAAATTGTCTGATACTGCAGTTGTAAATAAATTACTTAATAGTGATGCGGCAATCAAAGCAAGACCTATTAACTTGAAATACACCCAGTTTATGTGGGGTTACAAGCCTGAGAATAATACTTCTAACAGCCTTGTATTATACGCTATCCGTGGAAATATCACTCAGAAAGCACCAGTTGACGGTGCTGTAGAATCTGCAAATATCAACTATGACCAATTGGGTCGTATCGTGGTAGATATGCAGATGGATTCTCAGGGAGCTCGTGATTGGAAAACAATGACGGAAAAAAACAAAGGTAAAGTAGTTGCTGTAACTTTGGATAA encodes:
- a CDS encoding prolyl oligopeptidase family serine peptidase; translated protein: MKLKNIILLLLGFSSFATAQEIKAEFNKEIKIQKNLSYILDIPKDVKTKVPLIVFLHGSGERGNDLEIVKAHSPFTYRNLIKEPVAILAPQCPANTWWDTDAVYFLIKEISEKYKIDKERIYLTGLSMGGWGTLKLAGEHPEMFAAVASVCAPTDRVMWANIHNYKDMNLKIFHGGMDDVVLPENAFNFYQKLHPINPKAELTIFPNDNHNSWDSTYSDPKLYEWLLSFKKESIKN
- the bglX gene encoding beta-glucosidase BglX, yielding MKKFVILAALALSPFFLAQELVTKPVQSYQTEKYQSKKKAFIDNLISKMTLEEKIGQLNLPSSGDFTTGTAQSSDIGKKIEQGLVGGLFNIKGVDKIRDVQKVAVEKSRLKIPMIFGMDVIHGYETSFPIPLGLASSWDINLIQRSAQIAAQESTADGINWTFSPMTDISRDPRWGRVSEGSGEDPYLGSEVAKAMVFGYQGTDLSKNNTMLACLKHFALYGAPEGGRDYNTVDMSHVSMFNNYFPPYKAAVEAGVGSVMASFNEVDGVPATGNKWLMTDVLRDQWKFKGFVVTDYTGINEMVDHGMGDLQQVSALAMNAGIDMDMVGEGFLKTLKKSISEGKVSEQTVTDAARRILEAKYDLGLFDDPYKYTDSKRAQKEVFSPKHLEAARTISANSMVLMKNDKQVLPLKKSGTVAVIGPLADNSVNMPGTWSVAAKHANSISLLRGLKETVGKDVNFIYAKGSNIYESATMEERATMFGKTADRDNRSADQIRKEAVEIASKADVVVLAIGESAEMSGESSSRTDIGIPETQKELLRELKKTGKPIVLVLFTGRPLVLTEESELADAMLNVWFPGSMAGYAVSDVLYGKVNPSAKLPMTFPRSVGQVPIYYNAKNTGRPLSTENTEKCNFDKFRSNYLDECNTPLYPFGYGLSYSKFDYSDISVSNAKPSGNAEIEATVTLTNSGKYDGAEVVQLYIRDLVGSITRPVKELKGFQKVYLKAGESKKVTFKISPEDLKFYNSQLKFDWEAGDFDVMIGTNSHDVKTTRITWTK
- a CDS encoding PQQ-dependent sugar dehydrogenase, with product MKKILLLLSLAFASEVQSQQISLEEFATASNPVEIIASPTNDNRLFVVQQSGTIRILNTNGTFETTNFLNITDRVNFSGEMGLLGLAFHPDFANNRYFYVYYNRAGRTITVSRFTANSSNPNTADVTTEKVMVSIPKNNTNHNGGSIHFGADGYLYISTGDGGGAGDTDNNAQNKNSLLGKLLRIDVNSDNAYNIPPTNPFVGIDGADEIWSYGLRNGWKYSFDRTTNNIWIADVGQNLIEEINKVPATTPAVNYGWRCYEGNNTYNTAGCASASTMTFPIVQYDHSGGKCSITGGYVYRGNLYTDLIGKYLFADYCSTQIGILDNTTIIWTSAFSGNMFTTFGEDNDKQLYIAASNGKIFKIKTNNLAVSDLNKNQILVTPNPAKNIIFIKNLNEKNISAEVVDLSGKIVHQALVSDVNQSVDVSMLKTGTYILNLKKEGMRILTTKIIKE